The nucleotide window ACCGTATAGGGATTAAGTTCTTATCATCAGCAGTGATAGTACGATTGGCAACATTTCTCCTGCAAGCGACAGTCGATCGGCGGAGCGCAATACGGGCAGTGGCCGCGCGAGTAAGAGCAGATGTGGAGCTGTAACACATTGTCAGCAATATTCCGGCTATGGTTGTGGGTTGTATAGAAGATGCGTTGAACAATAAGATATGGCACTCGCATGCAGTTTGCTTGACGACACCTGCCACCTGCACTGTGCGCTGGTGTCACCAAGTGGAGGTTTGTCCGACCGCCTTTCGTGCACTGCCGATCACGAGTCCGGGTTGAGAGCCACTGCTGCTGTACTCACCTGCCTGGATACATGGCTACGTTTCTTTGGGAGATAGGATGTTttaaagaagaagaaaaagcgaTCAGTTGTCGGGACTTGTCGCCTGCTCCCACGAAAAAGAACTGATAGAGGGGATGTACGCGTTTTTCGAATCTTGAAGTGACGTTTGACCTTTTGAATAATTGTTTTCGAATCTCAAAATCGCTTTTTCGAACGGCCCTCCACTTCTATCAGCGCGACTGATCAGCCCAGTTCCTTTCGAAAGGGGCTAATTTGTCGGTCATCTCCGGCTACAGGTCGCACATAACTTTGTTTGCTAAATGAGCAAAAGAACACCTGAGGAAGTGTAAAACGATTACAGCCGCCCTACATGATGCTATTTATGCATCCCAAGGCTCTCTTTGAGGAGTTTGACATGGCATCTCGTCAGTCTCGGTGGCCCAATTGGCACCGTCGATCGCAATTTCTGGCCCACAAACCAAAATACATCCTCAGGGTCTTCCCAAATCTCATGACCAGGCACATTACGCATTTAACCGACCTGAAGGGACCTATTCCATTTCTGTCCTTCGGCGGACAAGGCGCTCTTTTTACTATTGTCTCTGTGATACGCACCGTCCACAGACAGCAAATGGCTCTATGGACAGTGATACATAGAATGACAGAATCTACTCTTACACTTCAACATCCATATGCAAAAGCCCCTTACATATCCTCCCAATCATCGTCACCTTCACCATTTACCGCAACTTTCTCGGCATTGCCACCTATCGATCCAGGGCCGGCACCACCCGACCCTAACTTTCCACTCTGCCCACCATCATTTGCCGGCGGCACATAATTCTCAACTCGTTCCTCCACCACATATTCTGCTTCAATAACTTTTTGTCTGATGACAGAAGCTTCAGATTCCAAGTACCGAGATGTAGTATAGGCAATAGAGAGAACGAGCATGAGCGGAATCACGACGGATCGGACTAAGATGGAACTGTCAGTATGTCGTCCCGTTCTTTTCCGGCCGAGTAAGAAAGAACAAACTCACATAAGATCGCATTGTTTTCCTCCTGATTGGCGCTTTCAGGCAGCAGCTCGACCAATGTTGTTCCGACGACGTGCGGAGCAACTAGGAGAATCACGCTTGGAATGAGAACAAGACGTGCGAGTCGGGTAGTAGATTTGAAGTCCTTGGCTGCCGGCTCTCGGAAACGCTACCAGTAAGCGTCAGCTTGACGGCATTTTACGACGATTGTCGGAGGAACTAACCTCGCAAACGTTATGAAGGCCTGTACGGCGTGCTCGAGGTAACAAACCTACAACACCAACGATGACTGAACAGAATGCAGTGCCCATAGCCCTACaatttcatcatcagctCGATTCTTTCACAATCAGGGTAGTGGAATTTACCAAGCGTCCCAAACATGGATAACTCTCCCCACATTGTTCCTGCTCGACCAAAGACCACCCAGATAGACATCAATAACCATTCCAACCAAAGCGGGGACAATCGCGTAGAAGGTGATAACACCGTATATTCCGGCAACCCATCGAAGAACGCCGCGCTTGACTCGCTTGGAAAAGACGGATGCACGAAGACGTTCGGCACGGTTGAGGTTGGTAATGTACTTGCGTGCGCGGCGACCGAGGGTAAGGGAAAAATAGAGGATGTATGCTCCCGCAAACTGTTACAACTTTGCTCAGTATCTCAAATCTCTTAATGCGAAGTAGATTCAATGCGACTTACCCAACTGTATCCATCATGCACGTCCATTCCCAACGTTTTCCACATCATACGGCCTACGGCCAAGGGCATGAAAGCAGCCAAAGCAATCACGATTGACATGCTTGCCAATGCACTAGCAACAAACATATGTATCCTGGTTCTCCAATACTTGGGCAGCCAGACAACTGTATAGTCACTTGTCGGCAATCTTCCAGCTTCCCGGGCAATCTTGTCCtgtttgagaagacgaagCTTATCTGCGCGGTTGTAAGGAATACCAGACCCATCAAGAGGGACAAAGACGCCGCCCTCCTTACGTCGCTGTTCAATGGGCATGAGTACCACAGAATCACTGGCAGGTACGCGAGCGTCTGTTGCTTCAGTCCTATATTTACCAAACAGCTTTTGGCAGATCCAATCGCAGATGGGCCATAGGGCATTTTCAAGCTTGGTGGGAGCTTCAGAACGTTCGTTCTCGTTGGGAACGGGTGCAACGAGGTTGGTAAGACGATAACGGGTGGTAACAGCTCGCCACCATTGGGTGAACAATCGGCGAGCACGGGACTGAGGGCGGACGAGGTCGATAGTAGGCGGGATGgcgagatgaaggaagaggaggtcAAAAGGGACCGATGTGATCGGACCGCTGTACAGAAGGATTAGCTTCTGTTCTGTTTTAAAAGTAGACAGTAGAGCATACAACGTCGGCTCCACCTTCAGGGGTAAAAAACCTCCAGGGACATAAGCCAATCCCCAAGAAACTACACCAAAGAGACTGAACACCACCGCACTGTACATGATGACAGATGAACCGAGCTAATTTCTTGTCAGCTTACGTTTGTCGTTTAGAGTCATCTGAATATCTTACCTTTCTGAGTTGATGTAAAGTCGTCTTATCCACGATGTCCTTGACAGGAGAAAAGTTGGGATCTCCGGGATCTCTCACAAAGAACATTGTACCAGGCCGGGTCACCTTCCGCACTTGGCCTAACAGTGTCGAAAACGAAAACATGAACATTGACCCCACCAACCAGTCAATAAATGCGGTTCCGAAAGGTGAGCACATTAGGTTTTCCCATCTAGACAAGATGGTTGCACCGGGGAAAAGAGGAATGAGGCAGAGGTCAATCATGCCACCAACACAAAGGGGGAACGCCACAAGTTCGAGAGTCATGAAAAAGGCAACTTTGACAAAGTTGGAGTGCTGATTTAATGTTTCGGCAAATTCGGTTGCGGTACGGGTGAGACGGGCCTTGCCGGCGATAGCGGTGAGAGTGACGAGGCTAGCGACAAAGGCGTACCCAGTAGCGATACAAGCAGCGCGGCCCGAGAATGAAGTGGAGGTAGCAATATGGTGCTCGAAGGTGAGGATACTGTTGTAGGAGTCGTAACAGAATTGGCCAAAGGTGGCAATGTAGTCACCAGCCTTTTCCAAAATCGGAGAGAGTCGAGAAGCGCTTTCACCGGCGGTGAGGCGACTGAACCCTCTGCTGGTAGACCCAAGTCGATAACCTGCTTCCAGACCCAGCTTCTTCGCGACAATCTTCTCAGCAGCCCTACCAGAAGCCATCAGTGGCAACACGACGACGTCTTTGACAATTTCTAGCACAATGTCGACAACAGGATCGGTCACTTTTCTGATAATAATAAGGATTTTCGAGGAGACACCGAGAGCGGTGCGGATAAAGTcgaaagaaaggaagagcttgCCGATAAGCATGGGAACACCGAGAATAAGGATAATACCGAAACCCATTATAAAAAGTGCAAAGATGAGCTGCATCCAGTCTGTCAGCTTATCTTAGTCAACTCAAATGAAAAACTTACATTCTGAAAAAGACCATGAATAGGACCGACAAGTCCGACAACTTCCAAAACACCATTCCAATCATCCGGGTCCCattggtcttcttcttcctctacgAATTCGACATTGGCTCCAATTTCCGCAGGGCGGAGGCCAAGTTCCTCAGGCTGTACAAGTCGAATTCCGCCTTCAGGCACATTGGCGAAGGCAGGGGGAAGGTCGTTGAAGCCTGCAAGGTTAAAGTTTCTGAGACCGTTGATATTTTGTTGATCATGCACGGGGGCAAGCGCGGCCCCATCGGCGACGGGTAGCTGCAAATTATTAAAGTCAAAGTTGAAAGGGTTTGGCCGGGCGTCAGGTTCGTCTTCCCATTCACCGTCACCGTCATTGTCActttcatcaccatcttctttgtcGGTCTTAGGTTGGGGGCTGTCGTCGTCAGATTCGCGAGGGTCGAAGAGAGGTTTCCAAGGGGCTCCAGTCCTCCCAAATGCtgtttcctcctctttatCTTCAACGTCGTCATCAGTGGCAGGagcctttccctttccgTTTCCCTTGTCTTCaacttcatcctccttcaatAACTCTGGAGCACTGTATGCCACTCGATCAcgttcttccttctcttcatcatcaataaCTGTCGTCCTTCTGCTCCAAGCTGGCCTTGACGGTCCCGCTCGGGCTTGAACTTCGTCGTCATTGTCGTCGGCAGAATCAAGGGTGACTGcagcttgttgttgttctcGCAAGGCATGGAAACGACGGTATTCGGCGAGAGCGTCAAAAGCCATGGATTCCCCTAGCTCGGACGCTTCAGAACTAGCGCCGCCGGATTCCTGTTCATCCGGGCGGTCATTGCCGATCTCTGCCTGTCCCTGCTTTTCTTGGGGAACTTCGACCCAGATTCTGGGAGGGATTCCTTgttgagatggaagaatgtGAATCTGAGAGCCAGCTTGCAAGTTTTCGAGGTCTTCCTTGGGAATGTCGGCTATAGGCATACCGGGTTTGTGGAAAAGAGGATTGTCGGCCTGGATTTGCGCAGGAGGAACGTCTTGGTTCTGTCCTTCCAATTCAGCCTTTTGTGCCGCATCGGCAGTTGCTTGTAGACTATTCAGAATCTCGTGGAAAGTTCCTCTGTGCTCTGCTGGCAACCCGTTTGCCCATGTTCTTTGCCTCTCCCACCATTCTTCATTCAATTCTTGTCCTGCACCAATCATTAGCCTCTCGGAAGCGTCTTCGCCAACATCATTATCGTCGTCGTTTCCTGCCTCATCACCCAGCGCCTCACCGGGAACGTCGGCTGGGGGAAAGTTACGTCTAGCAGTCCGAAGTGATAACGGAGCTCTGGTTCGAGTAGCTTCCAGAACACGGGAAATGACGTCAGCTTGCCGTCTGGCGACACCGTGGAGAATGAACCATTCGTCTGGATTGGGTTCAGGTTCAATATGCCTGGGTGGCTGTTCGGCCTCTTGCCAGTTATGTTGATGGACCCATTCCCTCAGAAGAACAAGGCCAATGAGAACAGCAGCCATAGAGAGCGAGAGGATTTGGCCACGAAGGACAAATCCTACAGCCGTGTTTTCCTCGCCTTGCAGCCATTTCTGAAACGAAGACCTGACGATGTTATTGGCGTAGAGGAAGGGGCTGGCaatgaaggaaggaaaggaaacAGAACTAGGAGTGTAAGCAGTTGCGTTGGAGGCGACGGCCGATTCAACAATGGTGGCGTTGGTAGTTGAGTCTATTGTTTCTTCGCCAGGTGATGCTTTCAGGCCTCTGTGTGACGGTTAGCAAGCACGAAACACCAAAACACTAAACAGAAAAGCCACTCACATCAGATCCGATAGCAGTGacatgaagaaaagagcaCCGATATTCCATGCCGGAAGGATAACGAGCCAGACGATGACGACTAGCCATGCTCTTAGAACCCAGAGGATCTGCCGCCGAAGGAACAAAAGTCCTTGTCGTAAATACACTGTTGTCGGGATCACAGTGGGTAATTCTTTTGGATAAACTGTGGAAGGTCAGATAGTCATTCTGATGTATGCAACTTGCCTTTTGTGAAGGTATATTTGTGACCACATATTTCACAATGCTTTTTCTGAGACTGTGCCACCCATTGCTTCAAACTGCATGGTCCATCAGCTATAGTCTGCATTAAAAAGCAAAACAACGAGACATACCAGTCTGGATGGACAAATCTAACAGATCCGGAACATTTACATGGATATACTAGAGGGTTATCTGGCTCTTCACCCAGTCGACAAACTCGGCAGACATCTAAAAGGATGTTGTTAGCTACGGCGCAGGATTAATTGTACTGAGCTCGAGACCTTACTTaccgccttcttcgtccCCAAAAATATTTATATCTTCAGCCATTATTTTGGTCTCtatgaaggaaggaggaagatcgAGGTCCGAAGGGTAAAGTTGTCAATCAGAAAAAAAGGTCGGTCCGTCGCTTTATTGTAAACGGCGAAAGAGCCACCAAGAAAGAGTCATCGTCAAAGGGAAGGCTTGATTAAGTAATCAGTGGACACAAGCCTACGGGGCGGTGACCACCGTCTTTGCCTGTAATGCACGGATAATTTATTTATTACCAAATCAGGGCGATCAATTCAGCGATCCGCCCGATCCGCGAGGAAGGCGGATGCTTCGGAACGAGGGCGAAGAGGTCGTCGTCATAAGAAGCTCTCTTGATCTTATCTCCACATCTTTCGTCCATCTATACGCACCGTATCAGATTCACAACTAGCCATGCGTTTCTCCACCTTGGCGCTCATAGCCACACCGGCGTTGGCATTACCCAACTACCTCCGTCTCAGCAACGGTCCTTCCGACCTTGCAAGTGACCTTGCCACCCATGCTATCTCATCTGCTCAGGCATGGCTTCAGGACGCCGTGTCCAGCACCGAGAGCAGCGTTCAGAACGGATGGAAGGGGGTTCAGGATGGATTGGACCAAGACCTCAAAGTCGAGGCcgttgatgaggatggtaTCGAATGTAAGTTGCATCAATGCAACCGGCGCATACGCTCGCAGGCTGACTTGCCACTCTAGACCTTGCTCTCTCTCACCCTGccttccctcttcaccGTTTGCGTGTGGTCGAGCCCAAACTTTGCGACCCCTCCGTCAAGCAGCTCTCAGGCTATCTTGATATCTCCGAGACTCgtcaccttttcttctggTTTGAAGAGTCTCGCCAGAACCCTGATGAGGACCCGCTCGTTCTTTGGCTCAATGGTGGCCCCGGATGTTCTTCCACAACTGGTCTCCTCTTTGAGCTGGGTGGATGCAACATCAGAGACAAGGGGGAGAACACCACCTTTAACGAGTACTCTTGGAATTCTGTCGCTAACGTCTTGTACTTGGACCGTGCGTACCTATCGTCCGCCCAGCGTAGTCACACATTGACGAAGCGTAGAGCCTATTGGTGTAGGTTATTCTTACGCTGACGAGGGCGAAGTGAACAACTCCCCAGCTGCTGCCGAAGATGTCTATGCTTTCCTCGTCTTGTTTATCTCCAAGGTAGTGTCCATTTTCCCTGACGCTCAATTGAAAGCTAACTTGTTCCAGTTCCGAGAGTACAGCAAACTTGACTTCCATATTGCCGGTGAATCCTATGCCGGTACTTACATTCCCAACATTGCCAGCGTACGCATTTCAAATCTCAATCAGAATAGTTAAAATTAATGTTACATTCTAGGTCATCCACAAGA belongs to Cryptococcus neoformans var. grubii H99 chromosome 7, complete sequence and includes:
- a CDS encoding E3 ubiquitin-protein ligase MARCH6 → MAEDINIFGDEEGDVCRVCRLGEEPDNPLVYPCKCSGSVRFVHPDCLKQWVAQSQKKHCEICGHKYTFTKVYPKELPTVIPTTVYLRQGLLFLRRQILWVLRAWLVVIVWLVILPAWNIGALFFMSLLSDLIGLKASPGEETIDSTTNATIVESAVASNATAYTPSSVSFPSFIASPFLYANNIVRSSFQKWLQGEENTAVGFVLRGQILSLSMAAVLIGLVLLREWVHQHNWQEAEQPPRHIEPEPNPDEWFILHGVARRQADVISRVLEATRTRAPLSLRTARRNFPPADVPGEALGDEAGNDDDNDVGEDASERLMIGAGQELNEEWWERQRTWANGLPAEHRGTFHEILNSLQATADAAQKAELEGQNQDVPPAQIQADNPLFHKPGMPIADIPKEDLENLQAGSQIHILPSQQGIPPRIWVEVPQEKQGQAEIGNDRPDEQESGGASSEASELGESMAFDALAEYRRFHALREQQQAAVTLDSADDNDDEVQARAGPSRPAWSRRTTVIDDEEKEERDRVAYSAPELLKEDEVEDKGNGKGKAPATDDDVEDKEEETAFGRTGAPWKPLFDPRESDDDSPQPKTDKEDGDESDNDGDGEWEDEPDARPNPFNFDFNNLQLPVADGAALAPVHDQQNINGLRNFNLAGFNDLPPAFANVPEGGIRLVQPEELGLRPAEIGANVEFVEEEEDQWDPDDWNGVLEVVGLVGPIHGLFQNLIFALFIMGFGIILILGVPMLIGKLFLSFDFIRTALGVSSKILIIIRKVTDPVVDIVLEIVKDVVVLPLMASGRAAEKIVAKKLGLEAGYRLGSTSRGFSRLTAGESASRLSPILEKAGDYIATFGQFCYDSYNSILTFEHHIATSTSFSGRAACIATGYAFVASLVTLTAIAGKARLTRTATEFAETLNQHSNFVKVAFFMTLELVAFPLCVGGMIDLCLIPLFPGATILSRWENLMCSPFGTAFIDWLVGSMFMFSFSTLLGQVRKVTRPGTMFFVRDPGDPNFSPVKDIVDKTTLHQLRKLGSSVIMYSAVVFSLFGVVSWGLAYVPGGFLPLKVEPTFGPITSVPFDLLFLHLAIPPTIDLVRPQSRARRLFTQWWRAVTTRYRLTNLVAPVPNENERSEAPTKLENALWPICDWICQKLFGKYRTEATDARVPASDSVVLMPIEQRRKEGGVFVPLDGSGIPYNRADKLRLLKQDKIAREAGRLPTSDYTVVWLPKYWRTRIHMFVASALASMSIVIALAAFMPLAVGRMMWKTLGMDVHDGYSWFAGAYILYFSLTLGRRARKYITNLNRAERLRASVFSKRVKRGVLRWVAGIYGVITFYAIVPALVGMVIDVYLGGLWSSRNNVGRVIHVWDAWAMGTAFCSVIVGVVGLLPRARRTGLHNVCERFREPAAKDFKSTTRLARLVLIPSVILLVAPHVVGTTLVELLPESANQEENNAILFRSVVIPLMLVLSIAYTTSRYLESEASVIRQKVIEAEYVVEERVENYVPPANDGGQSGKLGSGGAGPGSIGGNAEKVAVNGEGDDDWEDM